The following proteins come from a genomic window of Actinomarinicola tropica:
- a CDS encoding sugar phosphate nucleotidyltransferase: protein MADSLAALVLAAGAGTRLAPLTRLRPKALCPVDGRPLVDLALERVAPLVAPGRVAVNVHHGRAQMEEHLAGRAHLSIEEHEALGTAGGVAAVAEWLGDDGLVVVNADTWCRGDDASILEGWDGERVRVVVEGAPELGPRSRIVASVMPAAAVRRLRPEPSGLYEVCWRDAAAAGRLDVVGWSGRLVDCATPRDYLVANLVASDGRSVVGEGASVDGDLDRSVVWPGATVRAGEALVGAIRASAEMTVLVRPLPAAG from the coding sequence ATGGCTGACAGTCTGGCAGCGCTCGTGCTCGCTGCGGGAGCGGGGACGCGTCTCGCCCCGCTCACCCGCCTCCGCCCGAAGGCGCTCTGCCCGGTCGACGGTCGTCCCCTCGTCGACCTCGCGCTCGAGCGGGTGGCGCCGCTCGTCGCCCCGGGACGGGTGGCGGTCAACGTCCACCACGGCCGGGCGCAGATGGAGGAGCACCTCGCCGGGCGCGCCCACCTCTCGATCGAGGAGCACGAGGCGCTCGGAACGGCCGGAGGTGTCGCCGCCGTCGCCGAGTGGCTCGGCGACGACGGGCTGGTCGTCGTCAACGCCGACACGTGGTGCCGGGGCGACGACGCGTCGATCCTCGAGGGCTGGGACGGCGAGCGCGTCAGGGTGGTGGTCGAGGGGGCGCCGGAGCTGGGGCCCCGGAGCCGGATCGTGGCCTCGGTCATGCCGGCGGCGGCGGTGCGTCGGCTGCGCCCGGAGCCGTCGGGGCTCTACGAGGTCTGCTGGCGCGACGCCGCGGCGGCCGGCCGGCTCGACGTGGTCGGGTGGAGCGGGCGCCTCGTCGACTGCGCGACGCCTCGGGACTACCTCGTGGCCAACCTGGTGGCCTCCGACGGTCGGAGCGTCGTCGGAGAGGGCGCGTCGGTCGACGGCGACCTCGACCGCAGCGTGGTCTGGCCGGGCGCCACGGTGCGCGCCGGCGAGGCGCTCGTGGGTGCGATCCGGGCCAGCGCCGAGATGACCGTGCTGGTGCGCCCGCTACCGGCGGCGGGGTGA
- a CDS encoding AMP-binding protein: protein MTFHLADLFERVARAVPAREAVVWGEQRLTYAELDRRADRVAAALAEAEVHPGDMVAVGLRNRPEHLEVLLGALKAGAVPVNLNHRYRRAELEHLLADSGASLVVHEPEMAALVADATAVLPTLRRAIAVGPPYEAWLAATGGGPPQVARSGDDLYVLYTGGTTGRPKGVVWRHEDVFFAAMGGGIRGGEPIARPDDIVGSLAEVPHRALAASPLTHGTAQWFAFLTLFAGGTVVLSPDPTLEPVKLLDLVESESVSYVGLVGDAIAVPIADALAAHPDRWELDTLTLLLSGGAPLSAPTRRRLLELLPWVVVVDSYGTSETGGQASAVHAAGMAEPAGRPVFEPRVETAVLGPDLRPVEPGRGIVGRVARRGHIPLGYHRDPAATAATFPVVDGVRWALTGDQATVDERGRIVLLGRGASTINSGGEKIHPEEVEAALREHPSVYDAVVVGVPDERWGERVTAVVSTRFGPEVGAHDLADELAEHCRSRLADFKAPRSVVIVDAVPRLDSGKSDRSRARELAVRAAGVGR from the coding sequence GTGACCTTCCACCTGGCGGACCTCTTCGAGCGCGTGGCCCGTGCCGTGCCGGCGCGCGAGGCGGTCGTCTGGGGTGAGCAGCGGCTGACCTACGCGGAGCTCGATCGCCGAGCCGATCGGGTCGCCGCCGCCCTCGCCGAGGCCGAGGTCCACCCGGGCGACATGGTCGCCGTCGGCCTGCGCAACCGCCCCGAGCACCTCGAGGTGCTGCTGGGTGCGCTCAAGGCCGGCGCCGTCCCCGTCAACCTCAACCACCGCTACCGGCGGGCGGAGCTCGAGCACCTCCTCGCCGACAGCGGCGCGTCGCTGGTGGTGCACGAACCCGAGATGGCCGCGCTCGTCGCCGACGCCACCGCCGTGCTGCCCACGCTGCGCCGGGCGATCGCCGTCGGTCCGCCGTACGAGGCGTGGCTCGCCGCCACCGGTGGCGGACCGCCGCAGGTCGCTCGCAGCGGGGACGACCTGTACGTGCTCTACACCGGCGGCACGACGGGGCGCCCGAAGGGCGTGGTGTGGCGACACGAGGACGTGTTCTTCGCCGCGATGGGCGGCGGCATCCGCGGCGGGGAGCCGATCGCCCGCCCCGACGACATCGTGGGGTCCCTCGCCGAGGTGCCCCACCGGGCGCTCGCCGCCTCGCCGCTCACCCACGGCACCGCGCAGTGGTTCGCGTTCCTGACCCTCTTCGCGGGCGGCACCGTCGTGCTCTCGCCCGACCCCACGCTCGAACCGGTGAAGCTGCTCGATCTCGTCGAGTCCGAGTCGGTGAGCTACGTCGGCCTCGTCGGCGACGCCATCGCCGTGCCGATCGCCGACGCCCTGGCCGCCCACCCCGACCGGTGGGAGCTCGACACCCTCACGCTCCTCCTCTCCGGAGGCGCCCCGTTGTCCGCGCCCACCCGCCGACGGCTGCTCGAGCTGCTCCCCTGGGTCGTCGTGGTCGACAGCTACGGGACGTCGGAGACCGGCGGACAGGCGTCGGCCGTCCACGCCGCCGGCATGGCCGAGCCGGCGGGGCGTCCGGTGTTCGAGCCCCGGGTCGAGACCGCCGTGCTCGGCCCGGATCTGCGTCCGGTGGAACCGGGTCGAGGCATCGTCGGCCGGGTCGCCCGCCGGGGGCACATCCCCCTCGGCTACCACCGCGATCCGGCGGCGACTGCGGCCACCTTCCCCGTCGTCGACGGCGTGCGCTGGGCGCTCACGGGTGACCAGGCGACCGTCGACGAGCGTGGGCGCATCGTGCTGCTCGGACGCGGCGCCTCGACCATCAACTCGGGTGGCGAGAAGATCCACCCCGAGGAGGTCGAGGCGGCGCTGCGGGAACACCCCTCGGTGTACGACGCGGTCGTCGTCGGCGTCCCCGACGAGCGGTGGGGCGAGCGTGTCACCGCCGTCGTCTCGACCCGCTTCGGACCCGAGGTCGGCGCCCACGACCTGGCCGACGAGCTGGCCGAGCACTGCCGAAGCCGGCTCGCCGACTTCAAGGCCCCGCGGTCGGTCGTCATCGTCGACGCCGTACCCCGCCTGGACTCCGGCAAGTCCGACCGCTCCCGAGCGCGGGAGCTGGCCGTGCGGGCCGCCGGGGTGGGTCGGTAG
- a CDS encoding acyl-CoA dehydrogenase family protein translates to MAIDFSFDPEHVAILDRVKEFMATQVAPVSETAEREGWDRSKWIPAIIEMRQAAKDAGLWLPHMPEEWGGMGLGHVTMAAISAEAAKTPMGPFALNAQAPDEGNMHTLLHWGTDEQKEDYLRPLCEGRVRSCFAMTEPEVAGSDPTLIKTHAYQDGDEWVINGHKWFISGARGAKFAILIARTEEDPDLPQAANSAFLVDTDTPGWEIVRDVETMSGSHNHCEIRITDMRVHGSKMLGGRGQGHLLGQARLGPARLAHCMRWIGQAETALEMMCERALNRYSHGSLLAEKQGIQWKIADSTMELYQAKLMVLHAAYLIDKGADFKSEVSMAKHHVANALWNIIDRAIQVHGALGYSTDTPLAGMLTQARWSRFADGADEIHQMRIAERTLAAYKDTGSVNAATGRLPI, encoded by the coding sequence ATGGCAATCGACTTCAGCTTCGACCCCGAGCACGTCGCGATCCTCGATCGCGTCAAGGAGTTCATGGCGACCCAGGTCGCCCCGGTCAGCGAGACGGCGGAACGGGAGGGCTGGGACCGCTCGAAGTGGATCCCGGCGATCATCGAGATGCGCCAGGCTGCGAAGGACGCCGGCCTCTGGCTGCCGCACATGCCGGAGGAGTGGGGCGGCATGGGCCTCGGGCACGTGACGATGGCGGCCATCTCCGCCGAGGCGGCCAAGACGCCGATGGGCCCGTTCGCGCTCAACGCCCAGGCTCCTGACGAGGGCAACATGCACACCCTCCTCCACTGGGGCACCGACGAGCAGAAGGAGGACTACCTCCGCCCGCTGTGCGAGGGCCGCGTCCGCTCCTGCTTCGCGATGACCGAGCCCGAGGTCGCCGGCTCCGACCCGACGCTCATCAAGACCCACGCCTACCAGGACGGCGACGAGTGGGTCATCAACGGCCACAAGTGGTTCATCTCCGGTGCACGCGGCGCCAAGTTCGCGATCCTCATCGCCCGCACCGAGGAGGACCCCGATCTCCCCCAGGCGGCGAACTCGGCGTTCCTCGTCGACACCGACACCCCCGGCTGGGAGATCGTGCGTGACGTCGAGACGATGTCGGGCTCCCACAACCACTGCGAGATCCGCATCACCGACATGCGGGTCCACGGCTCGAAGATGCTCGGCGGTCGCGGCCAGGGCCACCTCCTCGGCCAGGCCCGGCTCGGTCCGGCCCGCCTCGCGCACTGCATGCGCTGGATCGGCCAGGCCGAGACGGCGCTCGAGATGATGTGCGAACGGGCCCTCAACCGGTACTCCCACGGCTCGCTCCTCGCCGAGAAGCAGGGCATCCAGTGGAAGATCGCCGACTCCACCATGGAGCTCTACCAGGCGAAGCTGATGGTGCTGCACGCCGCCTACCTGATCGACAAGGGCGCCGACTTCAAGTCCGAGGTGTCGATGGCCAAGCACCACGTCGCCAACGCCCTCTGGAACATCATCGACCGGGCGATCCAGGTCCACGGCGCGCTCGGCTACTCCACCGACACGCCCCTCGCCGGCATGCTCACGCAGGCCCGCTGGAGCCGCTTCGCCGACGGCGCCGACGAGATCCACCAGATGCGGATCGCCGAGCGGACCCTCGCCGCCTACAAGGACACCGGCAGCGTCAACGCCGCCACCGGCCGCCTGCCGATCTGA
- a CDS encoding ubiquinone/menaquinone biosynthesis methyltransferase translates to MTDQPSALPQGEEKVAAVRSMFDAIAPRYDLVNRIMTFGLDVRWRRRALRDLALPSGSRVLDLAAGTGDFCRELEAAGMRPIGVDLSFGMLANARTGAPLVQADILRLPVPDASVDGVTCGFALRNLVDLPPFFAELARVVRPGGRIALLDVGEPSHPVVRFGHGIYFGKVVPLIGGALSDPAAYRYLPKSVAYLPEPAELVAGLRRSGFADAGRTLLWPGAAQLLVGSRDG, encoded by the coding sequence GTGACCGACCAGCCCAGCGCCCTCCCCCAGGGCGAGGAGAAGGTGGCGGCGGTGCGCTCGATGTTCGACGCCATCGCCCCCCGCTACGACCTCGTCAACCGGATCATGACCTTCGGACTGGACGTGCGCTGGCGCCGGCGCGCGCTGCGCGACCTGGCGCTCCCGAGCGGATCTCGGGTGCTGGACCTCGCCGCGGGCACCGGCGACTTCTGCCGCGAGCTCGAGGCGGCGGGCATGCGCCCGATCGGCGTCGACCTGTCGTTCGGGATGCTCGCCAACGCCCGCACCGGCGCGCCGCTGGTGCAGGCGGACATCCTCCGGCTCCCCGTGCCCGACGCCTCCGTCGACGGGGTCACCTGCGGGTTCGCGCTCCGCAACCTCGTCGACCTGCCGCCCTTCTTCGCCGAGCTGGCCCGGGTCGTGCGGCCCGGCGGCCGCATCGCGCTGCTCGACGTGGGCGAGCCGTCCCACCCCGTGGTGCGGTTCGGCCACGGCATCTACTTCGGCAAGGTCGTGCCCCTGATCGGCGGTGCGCTCTCCGATCCCGCTGCTTACCGCTACCTGCCGAAGTCGGTCGCCTACCTGCCGGAACCCGCCGAGCTGGTGGCCGGCCTCCGGCGGTCGGGCTTCGCCGATGCCGGCCGCACGCTGCTGTGGCCCGGCGCGGCGCAGCTGCTCGTCGGGTCGCGAGATGGCTGA